Proteins encoded within one genomic window of Bacteroidota bacterium:
- a CDS encoding gliding motility-associated C-terminal domain-containing protein — MVKKDFTRFWSVCLLFLGLFFLSTNEARASHAMGADISYVCLDPVNRIYQVTINFYRDCGGIEAPSSITLNVSSLLCGQSFSMDLPQQTPAPNPNGGIDGEVSPLCSSVIALSSCRQGTLPGVQTFAYMDTVILPSACADWVFSMTVSARNELITNLLNASSEALYVESRLDNTVFANNRSPVFTTLPVPFICVNQPFSYNHGAVDADGDSLAFTLVNPLGAGAVPISYNFPFSPTQPIATASGFNFNGTTGQMSFTPNSIQVAVVTVLVQEYRTGILIGTTMRDMQIVVVNIPGCGSPAPVFTGNIASSVQGGYAIDTSLVQVCPAVPLSFSVEAYDKNGDSLFVESNISQSIPGARFNVVRSSKDSLQGNFSWTPSGLDTGRHTFIIIIRNDHCPLASSQAYALTIDVLAGTTAGPDLYYCPSGGAVQLQAYGGSQFTWSPTLFLSDPNASNPLASPKQSTTYVVSSNLSSTCKNKDSVTVFRVSDFDFTLNQSKDTICLYDIVQFNVVGDSLNAPYRYEWTPVAGLNGVNISNPYARPSVTTNYQVLITSEKTGCSRKDTARVVLGGGKGPQIILSADKNNVCAGDTIHIDSYVSTISCGVNTVPCTGLASVFQPGADTSLSAGGNTPYNNFYTSGRIQMLFLATELRDLGVKPGTIQSISFDVAAKRSTQPYRNLTIRMGCTERNFMSAFNAGLTQVYFSSIYNTVAGINTHVLNTPFNWDGISNLLVDVCFTNNQSSSDDRVRVSRTNFNSITSGAMDGQVGCNLPVAGTFVSTSSIRPNVRFDYCTPPAPHITYSWSPSANVHTPDIQSPSVVMGQNGGTYILTARDSSCQGSQGIILNVDTSYKIDLGPDVPLCDGIAVQLGAIVSGSPPREELIGCGTNTANCAETPIQKDLNRAGLQSSVNSMFSGNANGTIRNQRTQILYRRDDLLTAGFSRGAISKIGFRLANKNTTLPFQNLNIGLGCTGNLELTDMAWESVTPVFNAVIYSTITGWNEFTLQNNFTWDGKANIVVEICWSMTDSSQTLTDPIIISTTTYNALHLGTSDTTLGCSIGVPTFKIYKQLPEIRMIVCPPPQLPITYSWFPPTGLTNDTIPNPTANPLQKTIYTVTAYFGGKCPKIDTIVITPRTVVPVLTKDTVICLGSGIILEASGGDLFAWSPADGLSCTNCASPVASPTVTTTYHIMVTDATTGCNQSDSVVVVVESLTIEPLFTDTIIDPGAPTILGAMAEGGSGQYTYFWSPAEYLNDVSLPEPVATPLADIIYTLIVTSGPCVDSTQLNIRVNRKEDNVKLPDAFTPNGDGRNDLFGPISQFGIATIKTFRIYNRYGQVVHDDTTEWDGTFKGVKQPVGTYVYYLTMKIPFYDDQNYSGSVTLLR, encoded by the coding sequence ATGGTCAAAAAAGATTTTACTCGTTTCTGGTCTGTTTGTTTGTTGTTCCTCGGTTTGTTTTTTCTTTCTACGAATGAAGCCCGGGCATCACACGCTATGGGGGCCGATATCTCCTATGTCTGCTTAGACCCGGTGAACCGGATATATCAGGTGACGATTAACTTTTATCGAGATTGCGGCGGTATTGAAGCGCCTTCCAGTATCACCTTGAATGTATCTTCTCTTTTATGTGGGCAAAGTTTTAGTATGGATTTGCCCCAGCAAACACCTGCCCCAAACCCTAACGGCGGAATAGACGGAGAAGTATCGCCCTTGTGTTCCTCTGTGATTGCCTTGTCTTCTTGTCGTCAGGGTACGCTTCCGGGGGTGCAGACTTTTGCCTACATGGATACGGTGATCTTGCCTTCAGCCTGCGCTGATTGGGTATTCAGTATGACTGTTTCTGCTAGAAATGAACTCATTACCAATCTTCTGAACGCCAGCTCGGAGGCGCTTTATGTGGAGAGCAGATTAGATAATACGGTGTTTGCTAATAATCGCTCGCCAGTATTTACTACGTTGCCTGTTCCGTTTATCTGCGTGAACCAGCCTTTTTCCTATAATCATGGAGCCGTGGATGCAGATGGCGATTCTCTGGCTTTTACGCTAGTCAATCCGTTGGGTGCGGGGGCTGTTCCTATCTCCTATAATTTTCCATTTTCACCTACACAGCCTATAGCCACCGCTAGCGGATTTAATTTTAATGGCACTACCGGACAGATGAGTTTTACGCCCAACAGTATTCAGGTAGCCGTGGTTACGGTATTGGTGCAGGAGTATCGCACCGGGATTTTGATAGGAACGACTATGCGCGATATGCAAATAGTGGTGGTCAATATTCCGGGATGCGGCAGTCCGGCTCCGGTGTTTACCGGTAATATTGCTTCGAGCGTTCAGGGAGGTTATGCTATTGATACCAGTTTGGTTCAGGTTTGCCCGGCAGTTCCGCTTTCCTTTTCTGTAGAAGCTTATGATAAGAACGGAGATTCGCTTTTTGTTGAAAGTAATATCAGTCAATCTATTCCGGGAGCACGATTTAATGTGGTACGCAGTTCTAAGGATTCTCTTCAGGGTAACTTTAGCTGGACCCCCTCAGGTTTAGATACGGGAAGGCATACTTTCATCATTATCATTAGAAACGATCATTGCCCCCTAGCCAGTTCACAGGCTTATGCCCTAACTATTGACGTATTGGCCGGAACAACCGCAGGACCTGATTTGTATTATTGCCCATCTGGAGGGGCCGTTCAATTGCAAGCCTATGGTGGTTCACAGTTCACTTGGAGTCCTACCCTCTTTTTGAGCGACCCGAATGCGTCCAATCCGCTAGCTTCTCCAAAGCAAAGCACTACTTATGTGGTGTCCAGTAACCTGAGTTCTACTTGTAAAAACAAGGATAGTGTGACGGTCTTTCGGGTATCGGACTTTGATTTTACACTGAATCAATCGAAGGATACAATTTGCTTGTATGATATCGTACAATTTAATGTGGTCGGAGATTCACTGAATGCTCCTTATCGGTATGAATGGACACCGGTTGCCGGGTTAAATGGAGTAAATATTAGCAATCCTTATGCAAGGCCGTCTGTCACTACTAATTATCAAGTACTTATTACTTCTGAAAAAACTGGTTGCTCCAGAAAAGATACCGCACGAGTAGTATTGGGTGGCGGCAAGGGGCCACAGATTATATTGAGCGCGGACAAAAACAATGTGTGTGCCGGAGACACCATTCACATTGACTCTTATGTATCCACTATATCATGTGGGGTAAATACTGTTCCATGCACCGGGCTTGCTTCTGTATTTCAACCGGGGGCAGATACTTCGCTTAGTGCAGGAGGAAACACTCCTTATAATAATTTCTATACAAGCGGACGTATTCAGATGCTTTTTCTGGCAACAGAACTCAGAGACTTAGGGGTTAAACCAGGAACCATACAATCCATATCTTTTGATGTGGCAGCAAAGAGAAGCACTCAACCTTACCGGAACTTAACCATTCGTATGGGTTGTACAGAACGAAATTTTATGAGTGCTTTTAATGCCGGATTAACGCAGGTGTATTTCAGCTCTATCTATAATACCGTTGCAGGAATAAATACGCACGTGTTGAACACGCCTTTTAATTGGGATGGAATCTCCAATCTGTTGGTGGATGTTTGTTTCACGAACAATCAATCAAGTTCTGATGATCGAGTAAGAGTGTCCAGAACAAATTTTAATTCTATTACATCCGGTGCAATGGATGGGCAGGTGGGATGCAATCTTCCGGTTGCAGGAACTTTTGTTTCTACGTCCTCTATTCGTCCAAATGTTCGTTTTGATTATTGCACACCACCGGCACCACATATCACATATTCCTGGTCACCATCTGCAAATGTTCATACCCCTGATATTCAAAGCCCTTCTGTAGTGATGGGGCAAAATGGAGGTACTTATATTCTTACGGCTCGTGACAGTTCTTGTCAGGGTTCGCAGGGCATCATCTTGAACGTAGATACATCTTATAAGATTGATTTAGGTCCAGATGTGCCTTTATGTGATGGAATTGCGGTTCAATTAGGGGCTATAGTCTCAGGATCACCTCCACGAGAAGAATTAATTGGCTGCGGAACGAATACAGCCAATTGTGCCGAAACCCCGATTCAAAAGGACTTGAACCGGGCCGGTCTTCAATCTTCTGTGAACTCTATGTTTAGTGGTAATGCTAATGGAACGATTCGCAACCAGAGAACCCAGATTCTTTATCGTCGGGATGATCTGCTGACTGCAGGTTTTAGTCGGGGAGCTATAAGCAAAATTGGTTTTCGACTGGCTAATAAGAACACAACTCTGCCTTTCCAAAATCTGAACATTGGTTTGGGTTGTACTGGTAATCTTGAACTTACTGATATGGCATGGGAATCTGTAACTCCGGTGTTCAATGCGGTGATTTATTCTACGATTACCGGATGGAACGAATTTACCTTACAGAATAATTTTACTTGGGATGGGAAAGCAAACATAGTGGTAGAAATATGTTGGAGCATGACTGATTCGTCACAAACCCTTACTGATCCAATTATTATTTCGACCACTACTTATAATGCCCTTCATTTGGGCACCAGTGATACTACACTTGGATGCAGCATTGGCGTGCCAACATTTAAAATTTACAAACAACTTCCCGAAATTAGAATGATCGTATGTCCACCTCCCCAATTACCTATTACCTATAGTTGGTTCCCGCCAACAGGACTAACCAATGATACTATTCCTAATCCGACGGCCAACCCGTTGCAAAAAACGATTTATACAGTTACTGCCTATTTTGGGGGCAAGTGCCCAAAGATTGATACAATTGTTATTACTCCTCGAACCGTTGTACCCGTGTTAACCAAAGATACAGTCATTTGCCTTGGATCTGGCATCATACTAGAGGCTTCAGGGGGAGATTTGTTCGCGTGGTCGCCGGCAGATGGTTTAAGCTGCACCAACTGTGCCAGTCCGGTTGCTTCACCTACCGTTACAACCACTTATCATATAATGGTTACCGACGCAACAACTGGTTGTAATCAATCGGATAGCGTGGTAGTGGTGGTTGAGAGTTTGACCATAGAACCATTATTTACAGACACCATTATAGACCCAGGCGCGCCAACAATACTTGGAGCAATGGCAGAAGGAGGGAGTGGCCAATACACCTACTTCTGGTCACCTGCCGAATATCTGAATGATGTTTCGCTACCGGAACCGGTTGCTACTCCTTTGGCTGATATAATTTATACGCTTATTGTAACTAGTGGACCTTGTGTAGATAGTACTCAATTGAATATTCGGGTTAATCGAAAGGAGGATAATGTAAAACTTCCAGATGCGTTTACTCCAAATGGTGATGGTCGTAATGACCTTTTTGGACCTATTAGCCAATTTGGAATTGCAACCATCAAAACATTCCGCATTTATAACCGATATGGGCAAGTTGTTCATGACGATACGACTGAATGGGATGGTACTTTTAAAGGAGTTAAACAGCCGGTTGGCACCTATGTATATTATCTCACCATGAAAATTCCTTTTTATGATGACCAGAATTATAGTGGCTCGGTAACTCTCTTAAGGTAG
- a CDS encoding long-chain fatty acid--CoA ligase, with protein MEIKRLFDFLTEQNNLRPSQPFLCAKVVTSKGKEWVSYTMAEVQEKANQVSQLLLDLGLTKGDKIALIAANRPEWNFVDIGALQIGVHTVPMYPTISQSDYEFIFNNAGIKYAFIGDAVIYDKVLPLKEKISSLIDIYSFDKLPGAKNFEESLPKQFNANEIQKRKDTIDENDLATIIYTSGTTGNPKGVMLSHKNIASNIISSMQAVPFRRGTKALSFLPLCHTFERMVFYAYLYMYIHIHYAESIDAIGDNLKEVRPYCFTTVPRLLEKVYEKIMEKGNALTGFKKNLFFWSIKLGNQYKLGEDQGLWYNLQLNIARKLVFSKWHEALGGEINFIVTGSAPMQPRLITLFSAAGIPVIEGYGLTETSPVLSVNGMDEKDRMCGTVGIPIPGVQIKIADDGEILAKGPNVMMGYYKSPELTAEVMDSEGWFHTGDIGEWVNNKFLKITDRKKELFKTSGGKYIAPQVIENKMKESRFIEQIMVVGASEKFVSALIVPSFLHLRSWIKINGIEDGTNQEIVSHDKVKELIQKEVDRLNINFGKWEQIKKFTLIAQEWTTETGELTPTMKVKRKILMDKYKAQVEAMYANGNGH; from the coding sequence ATGGAAATAAAAAGACTCTTCGACTTTTTGACCGAACAAAATAATCTGCGTCCTTCCCAGCCTTTTCTGTGTGCCAAAGTGGTTACCTCAAAAGGCAAAGAGTGGGTTTCTTATACTATGGCCGAAGTGCAAGAAAAAGCCAATCAAGTCAGCCAGTTGTTGCTCGATTTAGGATTAACCAAAGGTGACAAAATTGCCCTGATTGCCGCTAATCGTCCCGAATGGAATTTTGTGGACATCGGCGCTTTGCAAATTGGCGTACATACCGTGCCCATGTATCCTACCATTTCGCAAAGCGACTATGAATTTATTTTCAACAATGCCGGAATCAAATACGCCTTCATCGGCGATGCGGTTATATACGACAAAGTCCTACCGCTCAAAGAGAAGATTTCATCGCTGATTGATATTTACAGCTTCGATAAACTGCCCGGTGCAAAAAACTTTGAAGAATCTCTGCCGAAACAGTTTAATGCAAATGAAATTCAAAAGCGCAAAGACACGATAGACGAAAACGACCTCGCCACTATCATTTACACCTCCGGCACCACAGGGAATCCAAAAGGCGTGATGCTCTCCCATAAAAATATTGCGAGCAACATCATCAGTTCCATGCAAGCCGTGCCTTTTCGGCGTGGAACCAAAGCCCTCAGCTTTCTCCCTCTATGTCATACCTTCGAGCGGATGGTGTTCTACGCCTACCTTTATATGTACATCCATATTCACTATGCCGAAAGCATAGATGCCATTGGTGACAACCTAAAAGAAGTACGCCCCTATTGCTTCACCACGGTGCCGCGACTACTCGAAAAAGTCTATGAAAAAATCATGGAAAAAGGAAATGCACTCACCGGCTTCAAGAAGAATCTTTTTTTCTGGAGTATAAAACTCGGCAACCAATATAAGTTGGGTGAAGATCAAGGATTATGGTATAACCTTCAGTTGAACATTGCTCGCAAATTGGTTTTCAGCAAGTGGCACGAAGCTCTCGGCGGTGAAATTAATTTTATCGTTACCGGTTCGGCACCGATGCAGCCTCGCCTCATTACCCTCTTCTCGGCAGCAGGAATTCCGGTTATCGAAGGCTATGGCCTCACAGAAACTTCTCCAGTGCTATCCGTCAATGGTATGGATGAAAAAGACCGTATGTGCGGCACCGTTGGCATACCAATTCCCGGTGTGCAAATTAAAATTGCTGACGATGGCGAAATCCTTGCCAAAGGGCCCAACGTCATGATGGGTTACTATAAAAGCCCCGAACTGACCGCCGAAGTAATGGACAGCGAAGGCTGGTTCCATACCGGCGACATCGGCGAATGGGTGAACAACAAATTCCTCAAAATCACCGATCGGAAAAAAGAACTTTTCAAAACATCGGGTGGAAAATACATCGCCCCACAGGTGATTGAAAACAAAATGAAAGAATCGCGCTTCATCGAGCAAATAATGGTGGTAGGTGCTTCGGAGAAATTTGTATCCGCTCTCATCGTGCCCTCCTTCCTTCACCTACGCAGCTGGATAAAAATTAATGGTATCGAAGACGGAACCAATCAGGAAATAGTGAGCCATGACAAAGTCAAAGAACTGATTCAGAAAGAAGTGGACCGGCTAAATATCAACTTCGGCAAATGGGAGCAGATCAAAAAGTTTACGCTCATCGCCCAAGAATGGACCACCGAAACCGGTGAACTAACTCCGACCATGAAAGTGAAGCGCAAAATCCTCATGGACAAATACAAAGCGCAGGTAGAAGCTATGTACGCCAACGGCAACGGACACTAA
- a CDS encoding bifunctional riboflavin kinase/FAD synthetase — MRVFRDLSKLPVFKDSVITIGTFDGVHLGHQKLIKHIQSLSKKTGGENIIITFHPHPRVVIHPEDQSLRLLNSIDEKINLLEKYGVDNVVIVPFSRDFSDQTAESYISSFLVRNFQPRYVVIGYNHRFGKDRIGDYLLLEKMKQKFNYEMEEINKETLDDIDISSTRIREALHSGDVKLANELLGHSYTLSGTVVKGLQNGRKLGFPTANIQIHDELKLIPKTGIYAVKVQHAGTRFGGMLSIGFNPTFGGKEQTIEVNILDFDKNIYGESLTIEIVGYIRDEKKFDSMEALIQEIKKDEHKIRKILLTS; from the coding sequence ATGCGTGTCTTTCGCGATTTAAGTAAACTGCCTGTTTTTAAAGATTCGGTTATCACCATCGGCACCTTCGATGGGGTTCATCTGGGTCATCAGAAACTGATTAAACATATTCAATCGTTAAGCAAAAAAACCGGCGGCGAGAATATCATCATCACCTTTCATCCTCACCCCAGAGTCGTGATTCACCCGGAAGATCAATCTCTGCGCCTGCTCAATAGCATAGATGAAAAGATAAATCTGCTCGAAAAATATGGAGTAGATAATGTCGTGATTGTTCCTTTCAGTCGAGATTTTTCAGACCAAACTGCGGAGAGCTACATCAGCAGCTTTCTGGTTCGGAACTTTCAGCCCCGCTACGTGGTTATCGGCTATAATCACCGTTTTGGCAAAGACCGCATCGGCGACTACCTTCTGCTCGAAAAGATGAAGCAGAAGTTTAATTATGAAATGGAAGAAATCAATAAAGAAACGCTGGATGATATTGACATCAGTTCTACACGAATCCGCGAAGCACTCCATTCGGGTGATGTGAAATTGGCCAATGAACTATTGGGCCATTCCTATACCCTGAGCGGCACCGTAGTCAAAGGGCTTCAAAACGGAAGGAAACTGGGCTTCCCTACCGCCAACATCCAGATACACGATGAACTAAAACTGATTCCCAAAACAGGTATCTATGCCGTGAAGGTACAACATGCCGGGACTCGTTTTGGTGGTATGTTGAGTATTGGATTCAACCCGACCTTTGGCGGCAAAGAGCAAACTATTGAAGTCAATATTCTTGATTTTGATAAAAACATCTACGGCGAATCTTTAACCATCGAAATCGTGGGCTACATCCGCGATGAAAAGAAATTTGATTCCATGGAGGCTTTAATACAGGAAATCAAAAAGGACGAACATAAGATTCGTAAAATCTTACTGACCAGCTAA
- a CDS encoding Smr/MutS family protein, which translates to MMKKKKKKPDVASGDLGFDPELLRMYMTGAANPANSTKFEFSEDVIDLHLEKLSTGKGRIAPEEALFVQLESFEGLLDKAIAAGRLEMRVVHGLGKGKLKQEIHKILEKHRQVKSFENDYHSRYGFGSTIIYFKF; encoded by the coding sequence GTGATGAAGAAAAAGAAGAAAAAACCAGATGTAGCCTCCGGCGATTTGGGCTTTGACCCCGAGTTGTTGCGCATGTATATGACGGGCGCTGCCAATCCGGCAAACAGCACTAAGTTTGAGTTTAGTGAAGATGTTATTGATCTGCATTTAGAAAAGCTGAGTACCGGCAAAGGCCGCATAGCGCCTGAAGAAGCGCTGTTTGTTCAATTAGAGTCTTTTGAGGGATTGCTGGATAAAGCCATCGCCGCAGGCCGTCTGGAAATGCGCGTTGTTCATGGTCTGGGCAAGGGAAAACTGAAACAGGAAATTCATAAAATATTAGAGAAGCACCGACAGGTGAAGAGTTTTGAAAATGATTATCACAGCCGCTATGGATTTGGCAGCACTATTATTTATTTCAAGTTTTAG
- a CDS encoding MBOAT family protein, whose translation MLFNSLDFAIFFPIVFILYWFVTNRNLRWQNILLIAASYLFYGWWDWRFLFLLIFSTAVDYSVGLALEKVEHKTQRKILLWASVIINLGFLGFFKYYNFFVDNFVTAFSFFEKDISPNTLNIILPVGISFYTFHGLSYVFDIYFRRIKATRNWVDYSLFVSFFPLLVAGPIERATHLLPQMKVKRKFEYVKAVDGLRQILWGIFKKVVIADNCAEYANMIFNHSSEYSGASLVLGALFFTFQIYGDFSGYSDIALGTARLLGFELLRNFAFPYFSRDIAEFWRRWHISLSSWFRDYLYIPLGGSKGGIGMKIRNTFIIFLVSGFWHGASWTFIAWGALNALYFMPLLLSNNNRNHMDIIARGKFLPTIREAILMLTTFGLTVFAWIFFRAESIGHAFQYVGDMLLGLVHKAGYHQVYDLIMKGGLGLVLLIGAFLLMEWVGREGQYALANVGMKWKRPVRWALYSFILFLIGMFMQTNETPFIYFQF comes from the coding sequence ATGCTTTTCAATTCCCTTGACTTTGCCATTTTCTTTCCAATTGTATTTATCCTGTATTGGTTCGTCACCAATCGGAATTTGAGATGGCAGAACATTTTGCTGATAGCAGCCAGCTATCTGTTTTATGGCTGGTGGGACTGGCGCTTCCTGTTCCTCTTGATTTTCAGCACGGCAGTAGATTATTCGGTCGGTCTGGCGCTTGAAAAAGTGGAACACAAAACCCAGAGGAAAATTTTGCTCTGGGCCAGTGTCATCATCAATCTCGGCTTTCTGGGATTCTTCAAATACTACAATTTCTTCGTTGACAATTTCGTGACTGCCTTTTCATTTTTCGAAAAGGATATTAGCCCAAATACGCTCAACATCATCTTGCCGGTAGGGATTTCCTTTTATACTTTCCACGGACTGTCTTATGTCTTTGATATTTATTTCCGCAGAATAAAAGCTACCCGAAACTGGGTGGATTATAGTCTGTTCGTGTCTTTCTTTCCATTGTTGGTTGCCGGTCCTATTGAGCGAGCTACTCATTTGCTTCCGCAGATGAAGGTGAAGCGCAAATTTGAATATGTCAAAGCGGTGGATGGATTACGACAAATACTGTGGGGCATTTTTAAAAAAGTAGTGATTGCTGATAACTGTGCCGAGTACGCCAATATGATTTTCAACCATTCATCGGAATACTCGGGAGCTTCTTTGGTTTTAGGTGCTTTGTTTTTCACCTTCCAGATTTACGGCGATTTTTCCGGTTACTCAGATATAGCCTTGGGCACCGCCCGGCTCTTAGGTTTTGAACTGCTCAGAAACTTTGCCTTCCCGTATTTCTCCAGAGACATTGCCGAATTTTGGCGGCGCTGGCATATCTCTTTGTCCAGTTGGTTCAGAGACTATCTCTACATTCCATTGGGAGGAAGCAAAGGGGGTATAGGGATGAAGATTCGCAATACGTTTATTATCTTTCTGGTCAGTGGGTTTTGGCACGGCGCAAGCTGGACCTTTATAGCTTGGGGCGCATTAAACGCTCTTTACTTCATGCCGCTGTTGCTATCCAACAATAATCGCAATCACATGGACATCATTGCTCGGGGAAAGTTCTTACCCACTATTAGGGAGGCTATCCTGATGCTAACGACCTTTGGCCTAACCGTCTTTGCTTGGATATTTTTTAGAGCCGAAAGCATTGGTCATGCTTTTCAATACGTAGGCGATATGTTGCTCGGTCTTGTACATAAAGCAGGCTACCACCAGGTTTATGATCTGATAATGAAAGGGGGATTGGGTCTTGTCCTTCTAATTGGGGCTTTTTTACTGATGGAATGGGTAGGCCGAGAAGGCCAATACGCTTTAGCAAATGTGGGGATGAAATGGAAAAGACCTGTCCGGTGGGCACTCTATTCATTTATCTTGTTTCTCATCGGCATGTTCATGCAAACCAATGAAACGCCGTTTATCTACTTCCAGTTTTAA
- a CDS encoding RNA polymerase sigma factor RpoD/SigA, producing MRQLKITKQITNRENESLEKYLQEIGKIDLLTVEEEVALTREIRKGDSKALEKLARANLRFVVSVAKQYQHQGLGLSDLINEGNLGLIKAAERFDETRGFKFISYAVWWIRQSILQALAEQARIVRLPLNKVGSLNRINKAFMRLEQEFEREPTPDEMAMLLDIKVEDIEDTLGVSGRHISMDAPFASSDDGSSLLDIMVNKDAESADNQLLYIESLHEEIERSLAGIPKKQADIVRLYFGIDTEQPLSVVDIGKKLGLSSERVRQLKDRGLERLRHRTQCKNLKAFLGQ from the coding sequence ATGCGACAATTAAAAATCACTAAACAGATTACCAATCGCGAGAACGAATCGCTGGAAAAATATTTACAGGAAATCGGCAAAATAGATTTGCTGACTGTGGAAGAAGAGGTCGCCTTAACGCGCGAGATACGCAAAGGCGACAGCAAAGCGTTGGAAAAGCTGGCCAGAGCAAACCTTCGCTTTGTGGTTTCGGTGGCCAAACAATATCAGCATCAGGGATTGGGCTTGTCCGATTTAATCAACGAAGGAAATTTGGGCTTGATAAAAGCGGCGGAACGATTTGATGAAACGCGCGGTTTCAAGTTTATCTCCTATGCCGTGTGGTGGATTCGTCAATCTATTTTGCAGGCGCTGGCCGAGCAAGCGCGAATCGTTCGACTGCCTTTGAATAAAGTAGGCTCTCTGAATCGCATCAATAAAGCCTTTATGCGATTAGAGCAGGAGTTTGAACGCGAGCCTACGCCAGATGAAATGGCCATGTTGCTCGATATTAAGGTGGAGGACATAGAAGATACCCTTGGTGTTTCGGGCAGACATATTTCGATGGATGCGCCGTTTGCGAGTAGTGACGACGGTTCGTCCTTGCTGGATATTATGGTGAATAAAGATGCCGAGTCGGCAGATAATCAGTTGCTATATATCGAGTCGCTGCACGAAGAAATTGAACGCTCGCTGGCTGGAATTCCTAAAAAACAGGCCGACATCGTTCGGCTGTATTTTGGTATTGATACTGAACAACCATTGAGCGTGGTAGATATTGGTAAGAAATTAGGCCTCAGCAGCGAAAGGGTCCGGCAGCTAAAAGATAGAGGACTGGAACGACTGAGGCACAGGACGCAGTGCAAGAACTTGAAAGCCTTTTTGGGGCAGTAG
- a CDS encoding YraN family protein, protein MALHNDIGKQGEEAAIDFLRKNGHEILANNYRDGKAEIDIISKHKNAIVFTEVKTRSNNFFGNPEEFVDRKKKKLMIQAAEEYMQRNNSDADIRFDIISILLEKGKMNINHIQDAFFNLDNEQDDIYH, encoded by the coding sequence ATGGCTTTACATAACGACATAGGCAAACAAGGCGAAGAGGCCGCGATTGATTTTCTTCGTAAGAATGGACATGAAATATTAGCCAACAACTACCGCGATGGCAAGGCGGAGATTGATATTATATCCAAACATAAAAACGCCATCGTCTTTACCGAAGTAAAAACCCGGAGCAATAACTTCTTCGGAAATCCTGAAGAGTTCGTTGACCGGAAAAAGAAAAAGCTCATGATTCAGGCGGCAGAAGAATACATGCAGAGAAATAATTCAGACGCAGATATACGCTTCGACATTATCTCTATCCTTCTTGAAAAAGGCAAAATGAATATCAACCATATCCAAGACGCTTTCTTTAATCTGGACAATGAGCAAGACGATATCTATCATTGA